A window of Mangifera indica cultivar Alphonso chromosome 11, CATAS_Mindica_2.1, whole genome shotgun sequence contains these coding sequences:
- the LOC123229125 gene encoding pentatricopeptide repeat-containing protein At1g62680, mitochondrial-like isoform X3 gives MAGKIKKAIEFFRKMVSVGCRPDVVTVGTLITGLCRTGNVTVALQLFEEMNSGNGEFGVICKPNTVCYTTIIDGLCKYGLVGKAKKLFSEMKTKGINPDVITYTTLIYGLCNTCNWEEAKTLFIEMLEEGVKPNVVTFSVVIDKLCINGKMDEAKGLFQLMIHRGVYPNTITYNTLLRGFCLAGQIDDARRLFDSMASVGCKPNVFRYNILMEGLCLTNKIDDAKELLASMLSMGCTPDVVSYNTLIKWYCRNRKIDEALNLYEEMTSEGVRPDVVTYNTLLSGLFMNGNVRHAKKLFGRLNIAWEMFNRLHSNGFVPDVITYSIIMHGFCKEGKLEMNNETLKVVELLHKMKERNVKPDASIGSIILDLLGKHEDYREVLNLLPSFSTQEPTGC, from the exons ATGGCGGGCAAGATTAAGAAGGccattgaattttttaggaaaatggTTTCGGTTGGTTGTAGACCGGATGTGGTTACAGTTGGGACTTTGATTACCGGGTTGTGTAGAACTGGTAATGTCACTGTTGCCCTtcagttgtttgaagaaatgaataGCGGGAATGGTGAATTTGGTGTCATTTGTAAGCCTAATACTGTTTGCTATACTACAATTATTGATGGTCTCTGCAAATATGGGTTAGTAGGCAAGGCAAAGAAACTGTTTTCAGAAATGAAGACCAAGGGCATTAATCCAGACGTGATTACTTACACCACTCTAATTTATGGTTTGTGTAATACATGTAATTGGGAGGAGGCTAAAACTTTGTTTATAGAGATGTTGGAGGAAGGTGTAAAACCTAATGTGGTGACATTTAGCGTGGTAATTGATAAGCTCTGTATCAATGGAAAGATGGATGAAGCCAAGGGGTTGTTCCAACTAATGATCCATAGAGGTGTCTATCCCAACACAATAACTTATAACACACTTTTGAGAGGTTTTTGCTTGGCAGGTCAAATTGATGATGCTAGAAGGCTATTTGATTCCATGGCAAGTGTGGGGTGTAAGCCTAATGTTTTTCGCTACAATATTTTGATGGAGGGTTTAtgcttgacaaataaaattgatgatgccaAGGAACTTTTAGCCTCAATGTTGAGTATGGGATGCACACCTGATGTAGTTAGCTACAATACTCTGATCAAATGGTATTGCAGGAATCGAAAAATTGATGAAGCCTTGAATCTTTATGAGGAAATGACTTCAGAGGGAGTTAGGCCAGATGTTGTTACTTATAATACCTTGCTATCTGGGCTTTTTATGAACGGTAATGTCAGACATGCAAAAAAGCTATTTG GGAGACTCAATATTGCTTGGGAAATGTTCAACAGATTACATAGTAATGGCTTTGTTCCAGATGTTATTACATATAGCATTATAATGCATGGATTTTGTAAGGAAGGAAAGTTAGAAATG AATAATGAGACTTTAAAAGTGGTGGAacttcttcacaaaatgaaagagagaaatgtgaaaCCAGATGCATCCATAGGTTCAATAATATTAGATTTACTGGGAAAGCATGAAGATTATCGTGAAGTCCTGAATTTGCTACCATCCTTTTCAACCCAAGAACCAACAGGATGTTGA
- the LOC123229125 gene encoding pentatricopeptide repeat-containing protein At1g62910-like isoform X2, with protein sequence MAGKIKKAIEFFRKMVSVGCRPDVVTVGTLITGLCRTGNVTVALQLFEEMNSGNGEFGVICKPNTVCYTTIIDGLCKYGLVGKAKKLFSEMKTKGINPDVITYTTLIYGLCNTCNWEEAKTLFIEMLEEGVKPNVVTFSVVIDKLCINGKMDEAKGLFQLMIHRGVYPNTITYNTLLRGFCLAGQIDDARRLFDSMASVGCKPNVFRYNILMEGLCLTNKIDDAKELLASMLSMGCTPDVVSYNTLIKWYCRNRKIDEALNLYEEMTSEGVRPDVVTYNTLLSGLFMNGNVRHAKKLFGRLNIAWEMFNGFCKEGKLEMASKCFSDMEQNGVAPNLVAFNTLMSGFLQNNETLKVVELLHKMKERNVKPDASIGSIILDLLGKHEDYREVLNLLPSFSTQEPTGC encoded by the exons ATGGCGGGCAAGATTAAGAAGGccattgaattttttaggaaaatggTTTCGGTTGGTTGTAGACCGGATGTGGTTACAGTTGGGACTTTGATTACCGGGTTGTGTAGAACTGGTAATGTCACTGTTGCCCTtcagttgtttgaagaaatgaataGCGGGAATGGTGAATTTGGTGTCATTTGTAAGCCTAATACTGTTTGCTATACTACAATTATTGATGGTCTCTGCAAATATGGGTTAGTAGGCAAGGCAAAGAAACTGTTTTCAGAAATGAAGACCAAGGGCATTAATCCAGACGTGATTACTTACACCACTCTAATTTATGGTTTGTGTAATACATGTAATTGGGAGGAGGCTAAAACTTTGTTTATAGAGATGTTGGAGGAAGGTGTAAAACCTAATGTGGTGACATTTAGCGTGGTAATTGATAAGCTCTGTATCAATGGAAAGATGGATGAAGCCAAGGGGTTGTTCCAACTAATGATCCATAGAGGTGTCTATCCCAACACAATAACTTATAACACACTTTTGAGAGGTTTTTGCTTGGCAGGTCAAATTGATGATGCTAGAAGGCTATTTGATTCCATGGCAAGTGTGGGGTGTAAGCCTAATGTTTTTCGCTACAATATTTTGATGGAGGGTTTAtgcttgacaaataaaattgatgatgccaAGGAACTTTTAGCCTCAATGTTGAGTATGGGATGCACACCTGATGTAGTTAGCTACAATACTCTGATCAAATGGTATTGCAGGAATCGAAAAATTGATGAAGCCTTGAATCTTTATGAGGAAATGACTTCAGAGGGAGTTAGGCCAGATGTTGTTACTTATAATACCTTGCTATCTGGGCTTTTTATGAACGGTAATGTCAGACATGCAAAAAAGCTATTTG GGAGACTCAATATTGCTTGGGAAATGTTCA ATGGATTTTGTAAGGAAGGAAAGTTAGAAATGGCAAGTAAATGTTTCTCagatatggagcaaaatggtgtTGCGCCAAATTTGGTCGCTTTCAATACGCTTATGTCTGGTTTCTTGCAGAATAATGAGACTTTAAAAGTGGTGGAacttcttcacaaaatgaaagagagaaatgtgaaaCCAGATGCATCCATAGGTTCAATAATATTAGATTTACTGGGAAAGCATGAAGATTATCGTGAAGTCCTGAATTTGCTACCATCCTTTTCAACCCAAGAACCAACAGGATGTTGA
- the LOC123229125 gene encoding pentatricopeptide repeat-containing protein At1g62930, chloroplastic-like isoform X1, translating into MAGKIKKAIEFFRKMVSVGCRPDVVTVGTLITGLCRTGNVTVALQLFEEMNSGNGEFGVICKPNTVCYTTIIDGLCKYGLVGKAKKLFSEMKTKGINPDVITYTTLIYGLCNTCNWEEAKTLFIEMLEEGVKPNVVTFSVVIDKLCINGKMDEAKGLFQLMIHRGVYPNTITYNTLLRGFCLAGQIDDARRLFDSMASVGCKPNVFRYNILMEGLCLTNKIDDAKELLASMLSMGCTPDVVSYNTLIKWYCRNRKIDEALNLYEEMTSEGVRPDVVTYNTLLSGLFMNGNVRHAKKLFGRLNIAWEMFNRLHSNGFVPDVITYSIIMHGFCKEGKLEMASKCFSDMEQNGVAPNLVAFNTLMSGFLQNNETLKVVELLHKMKERNVKPDASIGSIILDLLGKHEDYREVLNLLPSFSTQEPTGC; encoded by the exons ATGGCGGGCAAGATTAAGAAGGccattgaattttttaggaaaatggTTTCGGTTGGTTGTAGACCGGATGTGGTTACAGTTGGGACTTTGATTACCGGGTTGTGTAGAACTGGTAATGTCACTGTTGCCCTtcagttgtttgaagaaatgaataGCGGGAATGGTGAATTTGGTGTCATTTGTAAGCCTAATACTGTTTGCTATACTACAATTATTGATGGTCTCTGCAAATATGGGTTAGTAGGCAAGGCAAAGAAACTGTTTTCAGAAATGAAGACCAAGGGCATTAATCCAGACGTGATTACTTACACCACTCTAATTTATGGTTTGTGTAATACATGTAATTGGGAGGAGGCTAAAACTTTGTTTATAGAGATGTTGGAGGAAGGTGTAAAACCTAATGTGGTGACATTTAGCGTGGTAATTGATAAGCTCTGTATCAATGGAAAGATGGATGAAGCCAAGGGGTTGTTCCAACTAATGATCCATAGAGGTGTCTATCCCAACACAATAACTTATAACACACTTTTGAGAGGTTTTTGCTTGGCAGGTCAAATTGATGATGCTAGAAGGCTATTTGATTCCATGGCAAGTGTGGGGTGTAAGCCTAATGTTTTTCGCTACAATATTTTGATGGAGGGTTTAtgcttgacaaataaaattgatgatgccaAGGAACTTTTAGCCTCAATGTTGAGTATGGGATGCACACCTGATGTAGTTAGCTACAATACTCTGATCAAATGGTATTGCAGGAATCGAAAAATTGATGAAGCCTTGAATCTTTATGAGGAAATGACTTCAGAGGGAGTTAGGCCAGATGTTGTTACTTATAATACCTTGCTATCTGGGCTTTTTATGAACGGTAATGTCAGACATGCAAAAAAGCTATTTG GGAGACTCAATATTGCTTGGGAAATGTTCAACAGATTACATAGTAATGGCTTTGTTCCAGATGTTATTACATATAGCATTATAATGCATGGATTTTGTAAGGAAGGAAAGTTAGAAATGGCAAGTAAATGTTTCTCagatatggagcaaaatggtgtTGCGCCAAATTTGGTCGCTTTCAATACGCTTATGTCTGGTTTCTTGCAGAATAATGAGACTTTAAAAGTGGTGGAacttcttcacaaaatgaaagagagaaatgtgaaaCCAGATGCATCCATAGGTTCAATAATATTAGATTTACTGGGAAAGCATGAAGATTATCGTGAAGTCCTGAATTTGCTACCATCCTTTTCAACCCAAGAACCAACAGGATGTTGA
- the LOC123229125 gene encoding pentatricopeptide repeat-containing protein At1g12775, mitochondrial-like isoform X4, whose product MAGKIKKAIEFFRKMVSVGCRPDVVTVGTLITGLCRTGNVTVALQLFEEMNSGNGEFGVICKPNTVCYTTIIDGLCKYGLVGKAKKLFSEMKTKGINPDVITYTTLIYGLCNTCNWEEAKTLFIEMLEEGVKPNVVTFSVVIDKLCINGKMDEAKGLFQLMIHRGVYPNTITYNTLLRGFCLAGQIDDARRLFDSMASVGCKPNVFRYNILMEGLCLTNKIDDAKELLASMLSMGCTPDVVSYNTLIKWYCRNRKIDEALNLYEEMTSEGVRPDVVTYNTLLSGLFMNGNVRHAKKLFGRLNIAWEMFNGFCKEGKLEMNNETLKVVELLHKMKERNVKPDASIGSIILDLLGKHEDYREVLNLLPSFSTQEPTGC is encoded by the exons ATGGCGGGCAAGATTAAGAAGGccattgaattttttaggaaaatggTTTCGGTTGGTTGTAGACCGGATGTGGTTACAGTTGGGACTTTGATTACCGGGTTGTGTAGAACTGGTAATGTCACTGTTGCCCTtcagttgtttgaagaaatgaataGCGGGAATGGTGAATTTGGTGTCATTTGTAAGCCTAATACTGTTTGCTATACTACAATTATTGATGGTCTCTGCAAATATGGGTTAGTAGGCAAGGCAAAGAAACTGTTTTCAGAAATGAAGACCAAGGGCATTAATCCAGACGTGATTACTTACACCACTCTAATTTATGGTTTGTGTAATACATGTAATTGGGAGGAGGCTAAAACTTTGTTTATAGAGATGTTGGAGGAAGGTGTAAAACCTAATGTGGTGACATTTAGCGTGGTAATTGATAAGCTCTGTATCAATGGAAAGATGGATGAAGCCAAGGGGTTGTTCCAACTAATGATCCATAGAGGTGTCTATCCCAACACAATAACTTATAACACACTTTTGAGAGGTTTTTGCTTGGCAGGTCAAATTGATGATGCTAGAAGGCTATTTGATTCCATGGCAAGTGTGGGGTGTAAGCCTAATGTTTTTCGCTACAATATTTTGATGGAGGGTTTAtgcttgacaaataaaattgatgatgccaAGGAACTTTTAGCCTCAATGTTGAGTATGGGATGCACACCTGATGTAGTTAGCTACAATACTCTGATCAAATGGTATTGCAGGAATCGAAAAATTGATGAAGCCTTGAATCTTTATGAGGAAATGACTTCAGAGGGAGTTAGGCCAGATGTTGTTACTTATAATACCTTGCTATCTGGGCTTTTTATGAACGGTAATGTCAGACATGCAAAAAAGCTATTTG GGAGACTCAATATTGCTTGGGAAATGTTCA ATGGATTTTGTAAGGAAGGAAAGTTAGAAATG AATAATGAGACTTTAAAAGTGGTGGAacttcttcacaaaatgaaagagagaaatgtgaaaCCAGATGCATCCATAGGTTCAATAATATTAGATTTACTGGGAAAGCATGAAGATTATCGTGAAGTCCTGAATTTGCTACCATCCTTTTCAACCCAAGAACCAACAGGATGTTGA